AAGCTCTTCAATTGAAACCCTCCAAGAACTGGTCAACAGTGGCATGCTTGAAGCCATGCACCCGCCCAAAACtcccaaaacaaacaccacaacCAGCTCATCTGCAGCACCATCTCCAGCCCCGTTTACTCCCACATCCCCTTCCCCAAGCCCTGCAAAGTTCACTGGGTCTCCGATTAACAAGGCCCCAAAAGCTAAGAAAGGCTTTCGGCTAGCAGTGGACCCCCTTCATAGGAAGCCCAAGCCAGAGCCTGTGGAGTTTGAGGTGTCTGATCAGCTGAAGGCACCCAGCACTAACAGCAGCTCTCCCACGCAGGCATCACCTGCAGCTTCTGAGCCTCTTATTGCAGGTAAAGCAGGAAAATGCTAGTTGTGATACCATATCATATTATTATGCTCCAATTTGAATTTTTGATTCATGCTCTCAGCAGCTGTGATATAAcccttattttttttagcatttattaatttgtgtgtatgtacacCAAAGTTTGGCTTCACCCTCTTAATTTCACCTCCACCATTTCCCAGTGTCCTCAGATGCCACAGATGGACAATCCCCACCAACAGTCCTTTGCGACTACTGCGGCCAGCTGTTTGACACCCGCAAAGCCCTGTCATGCCACGCCCGTGCCCATCTGCGTGCGCTGGGCCTCGCCTGGTCGATCAAAACATCGCCGATTGACCTCCTCAAAGAGGTCATGATGCGTGGTGAAGACAGGAAGAAAACGTTGGTGCCAACCGGGTCATCAGGCAAAGCCACGTGGACCCCTCAAAGCTCCAGAAGATCCCTTGACAGCCTCCAGTCAAGGGAACAGGCCACCAACCTGTCCAGCGCTCCTCTTGATTATTCTATGAAAGAGAAGTCTGTGTCCAGCAAGAGTGGGGCCCCACACCCCGGTAAGACAGTAACACCACTGTGAATTTGAAGTTGGCCTAATCATGTCAATTTAACAACCATGTTGTTATAAGCTGGTGATTCACACTGTTGTACTCTGTGACATGTTTGATGAACATGACTGAGTCAATCCCACATACCTGGTGCCATAAATACTCACTGGAGAgccagcagctgaaaatagtcgtCGACAAATGCTCTGCTTGTTCCAGTGGCCAGCTGTTAAAGGAAACTAATGagccttttaaaaaaagagtaCACTATATATTTGTGATATGTGTATCCTGTTTAGGATTTaccttttaaaggaatacttcacccccgaaatgaccatttgtttatcacTTACTCACCCACTGTTACTTTAAATTTGTGAAACAGACTTTCATTTTCTTGCACTTCTCCAGTGAGGAGACTTAAAatacagagaaaattcttgaacAATTAAAGTAAAGGGGTCCACATTTATCAACAGCATAAGTATAtaaaaatatccatttacaaactcttgGTACAACACATGGTATTATATAGTACCACAAATCTAAACTTTCACATTACAAAAATATTACTTGAACTCACTGAGCAGTTGATACATGTATGATCTGTCACTGGTAATGTAGGTGTTTGTTCTCGTCTCAAAATCTTTCATCTTCTTTGTATCAGATGCATCCTGTGAGCTTTGTGGGTTTGACTTTGAGAACCGCAAGGCCCTGGCCAGTCATGCTCGAGCCCACCTCCGCCAGTTGGGAATCATTGAGTGGAAGGCAGATGGAGCGAGTTCGCCAATCGAACTCCTCAGTGAGTTGATCCGGAGGGACCCAGCTAAAGTAGCAGCGATAACCCGGCGCTATCGCATGGGAGACCTTTACATCAAAAAGGTAGGCTGTGCTCTAAAATATGCTTGAAATGATTCCCATTCAGCACCAGATACAcaaacagtgttttttaattCTAATTTACTGTCCGTATATTTTCTTTCAGTCGCAGAGAGGCGCTTCTTCACCCTCTCTGTCCACAGACTCTGACTTTGTCCCTGACCTTAAGTCTTCAGTGGGCAGAGAGCACAGGGGCATGACTGCCAGCTCATCCAGACAATCACACGGCCACACACGGACTAACGCAGCCCACAGTGACAGTGGTCTGCGCTCCCCAAGGGGTGAGAGATGACAATAGCTGAATACAGCTATTCTGTAATTGATGAaaagaacatttagattttttccTGTATGTTACTTTAACACCTTTCCGTGTGGTTTCAGGTGTCCATCCACCAAAACATGTTGTGCGTTCAGGGGAAGCAAATCAGGACACCAACTCCCAGCAGCCGTCACGGTCAGGCAGCATCCCCGCTATGCTGCCAAAGCCTCCGCTAACACCACTGGTCAAACTGGTGGGCAAAGTCTACTCCCTCAAGTGCAGGTCAGTCTATAAAAAACCTCAGTTCCACCACTGAAAAAGGCTTtctgacggcaaggtaaagcagtgaaactaTTCTAAATGTAACGTACGTTtgaactgatactgatttttttttttagatgggccatttttaggtggctaaaaactaacaaactgaggcagcatttgctcagTGCCATTTGGTTTTAGGTATGTGACACAGGGGTTTTCTCCCCAGAAGTTACAATGAAGAAACATGTTGATTCGGGCTGTAgggtttcatttaaaaaaacaaaacaaaataagagaaTCAAGTTATGTCTTGATAATGGACAGAATATTAATCCAAGTCAGACCAAACCTACAGAATCATTTTCAGCAGCTTGCATCGTCAAGTATTGAATAGCATTTTTGCTATTATTAGGTATAAATCTATAGATAAGTGACAGGAAATAAGTGCAAAAAGAGCATCCAACAAGTCACCTGCTGGACTCAAACCAGGAATGTGCGCTTACATCGCCTGCTTCTTTAAAAGTCATTCCTGACTCATTAAATTGCTTTGTCTTCCTCATAGGGGTGACACAGAATAGTTGACTATTCAACAATTCGATCTAAGGACCTTGATTCAGCTGCCAGTCTCAGAGTCAAATTGTCGCAGTTGCAggaaaatgtggttatgaaacaaagGTTCATTCCCTTTGGGCTATACAGTGGTACTCAATGTCTGACTTTATATAGAATGACTTGGTTTCTCCTAATAAATCATGACATATAACCTATTTTGGTATGATTGATTAATCAGAGCACTCACATAAAAATGAGGTACTTGTGGAGCAGGATCAGAACTGAGTGACGTGTTCTCTCTGGTTGTCTATCGATCTCTTTTGCACTGATGACAGCGCCTTTGCCGCACCTACAGCACACCTACACACGTACCACAGACAGTCAGAAAACAGCACTAGATGGAGCCCGTCCTGTTGTAACATAAGTTTTTATGCCAAGTCAAGAagacaaattgttttattgggtgtttcagctcttttttctggtgtggaaaaaaaaaaaggaaataatggCGCAAGTGAGAAtatggataaataaaaacatgatttgagTATCAACCAACAATAGGCAAGACAAGACCCTTTACAAAGTTATGTTGTGTGCATCCAAATATTGCTCACAACTGCatagtgttattttaaattgtgATGGAGATCCCAAACTTTACAAAGATAGCAAATATGCTGAATTTTGGGGAAGAGAGTGTAAAATTGTGCACAAGACATCTGGAATCTAGAATATTTCCTTTATACTTGTCACTCAGACGAGTTTGGACAAGAAGATTCAGAATATGCACATGACACTATCAGAATATGTGGAATAAGATTTTTTAGGATGCACTCTGTCATTTAATAACATCATAAAGAAACTGTTCTACTTCATTTAATGCACTTACACTCACACTCccgtctctgtgctgctgttcagGTTCTGTGATGAAGTGTTCCAAGGACCTCTGTCTGTTCAAGAGCGGTGGATCACACACCTGCAGAAACACATCCTGTCACTGGGCTACAAAGGCAAAGAATCTCCACCTGCTGCGCCAGTGGCAGCTCCAGCACTCGTCCATCCAGTAGCTGTCTAGTCCCCGAAATCTCTTCTGTAATTCACATCAAACAAGGTTGTCGTTTTCAAATGTCACAGCAGAGTCAGGGAGAACTCTGTATGTCTATTTTGAGGTAACATTGAAAGTAAAAAGTGTAAAGTAGATGTTCCCTTTTTTTGTCCTGCAGAGGGCAGGCATGAGCCATATGAAGAAAGCAGTAATCCACTCAGGTAAAATCCACTAGATACCACAGACCACAATACTGATCACTGgatgtttttaaaacatatcCAAAGACGGTTCATCCTATACTTTGATGATCAGTGCTTTCCTCCTGGTGCTCATAATTCCTACAATTTGTACAGATATTAAATGTGATTCAGTGTTTGTCATTAACACATTTTATGTCCCACACTGAGAGAACGATCCGGGTCAATGATTTCTTCATTTAGTCCTGCTGAATAAGTGTGGTTGCAGTTTCACTGTGATATGCTGTGTCTCCTTCATATGCTTTTGATTTGAgtcttgttttatgtttgatttttaagtgttttactATAAATTCAGAATGCTTATTTTTCTCTCAAGTGGAAATGTTTATGAGTAACTAAACACTGGTACAGGAGAAGTTAGACACAGTTTGTATCCGGCTGGTGGCAACTTGGTTGTTAAAAGAAAGGTTGTCAGGAATGTAACGTCCTGAAAATCAGCCATCTTGGTTATAGAgacactgtgtttctgtttttgacaTTTACTTAAGGTGTGATATACTGTTTTTCTGgtctttttacatttgtttttttaacacttacGTTATTAAACTGTGTCTTGTGTGTAAccacagtgtttggtttttttttttattttttttttttacaaaattcaATTGAAAATCAATCAGCaattatttatctttatctcaATATCTTTTCTGCCAGGGAGTCCTGGTCAAGATGGGCAGCAAAGTTAAAATACAAGCACAAACGAggacaaataacaaaaacaaaaacattgaaaCATAGGTGTGATTAGTAGCCCCCCCACTGTCTCTATATGTATGTGTTGATTCAGCATCTATCTATTTGTTATTTACTCTCTATTCTTATTTTATGGTatgaattttatttatgttatacttgtaaaactttattttaatcaGAATTTAATTTACCCCTCcttttgtaattttcttttctttatgttAAACTGCATTTAACACAAAACATACAGGAATCATGGGCTGAAAAGAAATATGACACATAATGGCCCTTGGTTAAAGCAATAGCACTGTTTTGTAAAAAACGATTTTTAAAATACGTTAAGACACGTGAAGAGAGGGTAAAGTCTCAAAGTTTGGTATGCCTTGATGCTTATTTCAAGCTTTCAGGGTGTGAAAGGAAAGGGCAGATTTACCTAACTCTGTTCTGGTGGTTGGGACAATAAGGAGAATCTTTTGTGATGATGTGGTGTTATAGCTACTGGAGTAATAAATCAGAAAAATAGAAATGCACTGTTGTAATTTACCTAGTAAAGCTTTTGCAAGAAAAATTAACCTATAAACACAGTGAAATCTGACAGCAAAGCAACAGCTTTTAATGGCAAGCTGCACCTCGACGGCAGCCGCAGTACTCACTATAAGAATCAGATAATACAGATCAGAGATGAAGCCTCTTTGATACAGTTTGTTCACATAACCACTAGATCAGTTGTGCCTAACTGGTGGGTGGTGGGTCCATTGACTCGCTAACGTgtcaagttttttaaaaaacacactttatttttacataaagtGAATTTCCtgcacagagtttttattttaaagtgctgtttcctgctgtagagtgagtgactaatggacagctacttgatagagacagcaaacaagctcgacgacatggccaaatgcaaatatgatactgaatgtatttaactgtgtggactcTGAACTAATGACTCAGGGGAAATCTGGACCTtggggctggaccagttgggaaccactgcactagatGTA
The window above is part of the Epinephelus moara isolate mb chromosome 5, YSFRI_EMoa_1.0, whole genome shotgun sequence genome. Proteins encoded here:
- the LOC126390826 gene encoding protein Wiz-like; translated protein: MDSPAATQPVICEVCGTYFETRRGLSSHARLHLRQLGVTLSESSGAPIELLYQLIEERGETLPDLKADSPVPGPSPLKKTSQQESRTPSASEDRIDSFKAKSRVVTTPEKMDHQGSPSRPKESPVSFLPSSPTGLKQVESRTSEGSRSSSVERQTITKPLWAPLETDAPITLASDTSNEVHVCQLCGCWYGTRKGLSTHARAHLRQIGVPDSDIKGSPIDMLYQIMEEEDLKPISSEQRKEVPSNTPSGSSLKRASHLPSSTASSPSKRPKTSEDFSCIFCGERFESHKALAIHARAHLRQIGVVDPTGKSSSIETLQELVNSGMLEAMHPPKTPKTNTTTSSSAAPSPAPFTPTSPSPSPAKFTGSPINKAPKAKKGFRLAVDPLHRKPKPEPVEFEVSDQLKAPSTNSSSPTQASPAASEPLIAVSSDATDGQSPPTVLCDYCGQLFDTRKALSCHARAHLRALGLAWSIKTSPIDLLKEVMMRGEDRKKTLVPTGSSGKATWTPQSSRRSLDSLQSREQATNLSSAPLDYSMKEKSVSSKSGAPHPDASCELCGFDFENRKALASHARAHLRQLGIIEWKADGASSPIELLSELIRRDPAKVAAITRRYRMGDLYIKKSQRGASSPSLSTDSDFVPDLKSSVGREHRGMTASSSRQSHGHTRTNAAHSDSGLRSPRGVHPPKHVVRSGEANQDTNSQQPSRSGSIPAMLPKPPLTPLVKLVGKVYSLKCRFCDEVFQGPLSVQERWITHLQKHILSLGYKGKESPPAAPVAAPALVHPVAV